From a single Gammaproteobacteria bacterium genomic region:
- the tdh gene encoding L-threonine 3-dehydrogenase, whose product MKALVKTKPELGIWLEEVPEPVIGTNDVLIKIKKTAICGTDLHIYNWDDWAQKHIAIPKIIGHEFVGEVVEIGKEVTSYFKMGDRVSGEGHIACGHCRNCRSGRAHLCRVNVSVGVTRHGAFAEYLAIPATNAYPIPASISDREAAVLDPLGNATHTALSFDLVGEDILITGAGPVGIMAAAVARHVGARHIVITDVNPYRLKLAEQVGITRAVNTREVSLSQVMKDLGMVEGFDVGLEMSGNAQAFNDMIAHMNHAGQVALLGFLPESTMIDWSQVIMKGLTFKGIYGREMYDTWYKMITMLQSGLNITPVITHELPASDYQKAFEIIRSGESGKVVLNWES is encoded by the coding sequence ATGAAAGCCCTCGTTAAAACGAAACCTGAACTCGGTATTTGGTTAGAAGAAGTTCCAGAGCCAGTCATTGGTACCAATGATGTTTTAATTAAAATAAAAAAAACGGCAATTTGTGGAACTGACCTCCATATTTATAATTGGGATGATTGGGCCCAAAAACATATTGCGATACCCAAAATAATTGGCCATGAATTTGTTGGTGAAGTGGTAGAAATCGGCAAGGAAGTTACATCTTATTTTAAAATGGGTGATCGCGTATCAGGAGAAGGTCACATCGCGTGTGGTCATTGTCGAAATTGTCGTTCGGGTCGCGCGCATTTATGTCGCGTCAATGTGAGCGTCGGTGTAACCCGACATGGTGCCTTCGCTGAATATTTAGCCATACCTGCCACCAATGCCTACCCCATACCTGCCTCTATTTCGGATCGAGAAGCAGCCGTACTTGACCCTTTAGGTAATGCAACCCACACTGCTTTATCATTTGATTTAGTGGGCGAAGATATTTTAATCACAGGTGCAGGCCCTGTTGGCATCATGGCTGCAGCGGTTGCAAGGCACGTAGGCGCACGCCACATTGTGATCACCGATGTGAATCCATATCGGCTCAAACTCGCAGAGCAAGTGGGTATCACCCGCGCTGTCAACACAAGGGAAGTTTCATTGTCCCAAGTGATGAAAGACCTTGGCATGGTCGAAGGATTTGATGTGGGTTTAGAAATGTCCGGCAATGCCCAAGCTTTTAATGACATGATTGCCCATATGAATCATGCAGGGCAGGTAGCGTTACTTGGTTTCTTACCTGAATCAACAATGATAGATTGGTCACAAGTCATTATGAAAGGCTTAACTTTCAAAGGAATTTACGGCCGTGAAATGTATGATACTTGGTATAAAATGATTACGATGTTGCAAAGCGGTTTGAATATTACCCCTGTCATCACTCATGAATTACCCGCAAGTGATTATCAAAAAGCTTTTGAAATTATTAGGTCGGGCGAGTCCGGAAAGGTAGTTTTAAACTGGGAAAGCTAA
- the lepA gene encoding elongation factor 4 — translation MRNVRNFSIIAHIDHGKSTLADRLIQLCGGLAQREMQAQVLDSMDLERERGITIKAHSVTLHYNALNGETYQLNFIDTPGHVDFSYEVSRSLAACEGALLVVDAGQGVEAQTVAVCYTAIDQGLTVVPVLNKIDLPQSDPERVIHEIEDIIGIEAQDAIRISAKQGLGIPELLERIITDIPAPVGDPDAPLQALIIDSWFDAYLGVVSLVRVKNGTLKMNEKMQVMSTGRAYEVTGLGVFTPKRVAMGKLSAGEVGYVIAGIKEINGAPVGDTLTHSYHGSTQALPGFQKVKPQVYAGLFPIHSDDFPNLREALSKLRLNDAAMFFEPESSEALGFGFRCGFLGMLHMEIVQERLEREYNLELITTAPTVIYEVLTNKDEILHVDNPAKLPPINHIKEIREPIAKAHILVPQIHLGNVITLCIERRGSQKSMLFHGNQVALIYELPMSEIVLDFFDRLKSVSRGYASLDYSFSHFVVGDLVKLDILINAEKVDALASIVHREQSQSRGRLVTEKLRELIPRQMFDVAVQAAIGGHIIARQTIKAVRKNVTAKCYGGDISRKRKLLEKQKEGKKRMKQVGNVEVPQEAFLAVLKINDKK, via the coding sequence ATGCGCAACGTTCGCAATTTCTCAATTATTGCACATATTGACCACGGTAAATCAACACTTGCCGATCGTTTAATCCAACTTTGTGGAGGTTTAGCGCAACGCGAAATGCAAGCGCAAGTTCTCGACTCCATGGATTTAGAACGAGAGCGTGGCATTACCATTAAAGCCCATAGCGTTACGCTGCATTACAATGCCTTGAATGGTGAAACCTACCAATTAAACTTTATTGACACACCAGGCCATGTGGACTTCTCTTACGAAGTATCCCGCTCCCTCGCTGCTTGTGAAGGTGCCTTATTGGTTGTTGACGCGGGGCAGGGAGTGGAAGCGCAAACCGTTGCTGTTTGTTATACCGCTATTGATCAAGGGCTAACCGTTGTCCCTGTTTTAAACAAAATTGATTTACCTCAATCTGACCCTGAGCGAGTGATTCATGAAATTGAAGATATTATTGGTATTGAAGCTCAAGATGCAATCCGCATCAGTGCTAAGCAAGGCTTAGGGATCCCTGAGTTATTAGAACGAATTATTACCGATATTCCAGCACCCGTAGGCGATCCCGACGCACCCTTACAAGCATTGATTATTGATTCATGGTTTGATGCCTATTTAGGCGTTGTGTCTCTGGTTAGGGTAAAAAATGGCACTCTAAAAATGAATGAAAAAATGCAAGTCATGTCGACGGGTCGTGCTTATGAAGTCACAGGGCTCGGTGTCTTTACTCCCAAGCGCGTTGCGATGGGTAAGTTAAGTGCGGGTGAAGTCGGATACGTTATTGCAGGGATCAAAGAAATTAATGGTGCACCCGTCGGTGATACGCTAACGCATTCATATCATGGTTCAACCCAAGCTTTACCAGGATTTCAAAAAGTTAAACCGCAAGTCTATGCGGGTTTATTTCCTATTCATTCCGATGATTTTCCTAACTTGCGTGAAGCATTAAGCAAACTACGCTTAAATGATGCAGCTATGTTTTTTGAGCCCGAATCATCGGAAGCGTTAGGCTTTGGTTTTCGTTGCGGATTTTTAGGCATGTTGCACATGGAAATTGTGCAAGAACGCTTAGAACGTGAATATAATCTCGAATTAATTACTACAGCTCCTACAGTAATTTACGAAGTGTTAACCAACAAAGATGAAATTTTGCATGTTGATAACCCGGCTAAATTACCCCCCATTAATCACATTAAAGAAATTCGTGAACCGATCGCCAAAGCCCATATCCTCGTCCCACAAATTCATTTAGGTAATGTCATTACATTATGTATAGAGAGACGCGGTAGCCAAAAAAGCATGTTGTTTCATGGTAATCAAGTTGCGCTCATCTATGAATTACCGATGAGTGAAATCGTACTCGATTTTTTTGATCGATTAAAATCGGTAAGTCGGGGCTATGCTTCGCTTGACTATAGCTTTTCTCATTTTGTCGTAGGCGATTTAGTCAAACTAGATATTTTAATTAATGCAGAAAAAGTTGATGCATTAGCATCTATCGTCCATCGCGAACAATCGCAATCGCGTGGAAGATTGGTTACAGAAAAATTAAGAGAGTTGATCCCCCGACAAATGTTTGATGTGGCTGTGCAAGCGGCCATTGGTGGACACATTATTGCACGGCAAACCATCAAAGCAGTTCGTAAAAATGTTACTGCAAAATGTTATGGGGGTGATATTAGCCGGAAGCGTAAATTACTCGAGAAACAAAAAGAAGGTAAAAAACGCATGAAACAAGTGGGGAATGTTGAAGTTCCTCAAGAAGCTTTCTTAGCTGTGTTAAAAATTAATGATAAAAAGTAA
- a CDS encoding glycine C-acetyltransferase: MNREGFLNFLNDEIHQLKATGLYKSERVITSPQKAVIELAGGQKVINLCANNYLGLADHPQLIEAAKKALDDYGYGMSSVRFICGTQSIHKDLENKLSAFLGTEDTILYSSCFDANGGLFETLLGPEDAIISDALNHASIIDGVRLSKAKRFRYNNNDMHDLENKLKEAQDTRVKLIATDGVFSMDGITANLPAICDLADKYNALVMVDDSHAVGLMGENGRGTHEYHHVVQRIDLLTGTLGKALGGASGGYTSGRKEMIEWLRQRSRPYLFSNTLAPTIAATSMTVLQMLEENHHLIKKLHANSQYFRKAMMQLGFNLVPGDHPIIPVMLGDAKLAKQFADLMLKEGVYVIGFCYPVVPLNQARIRTQMSAGHTEAHLDQAIAAFEKVGKQLNVLSI; this comes from the coding sequence ATGAACCGTGAAGGGTTTTTGAATTTTCTTAATGATGAAATTCACCAATTAAAAGCTACGGGGCTTTACAAAAGTGAGCGAGTTATTACCTCTCCCCAAAAAGCGGTGATTGAACTTGCTGGCGGACAAAAAGTTATTAATCTTTGCGCGAATAATTATTTAGGATTAGCAGACCATCCCCAACTTATCGAAGCCGCTAAAAAAGCGCTTGATGATTATGGTTACGGGATGTCATCGGTCCGCTTCATTTGCGGTACGCAATCGATTCACAAAGATTTAGAAAATAAGTTGAGTGCTTTTCTAGGGACTGAAGATACTATTCTTTACTCTTCTTGTTTTGATGCAAATGGAGGTCTTTTTGAAACTTTACTTGGCCCTGAGGATGCCATTATTAGTGATGCGCTTAATCACGCAAGCATCATTGATGGCGTTCGATTAAGTAAAGCAAAGCGGTTTCGTTATAACAATAACGATATGCATGATTTAGAAAATAAGTTGAAAGAAGCACAAGATACCCGGGTTAAACTTATCGCAACAGACGGTGTTTTTTCGATGGATGGTATAACTGCCAACTTGCCAGCGATTTGTGATTTAGCCGATAAATATAATGCCCTTGTGATGGTCGATGATTCACACGCTGTTGGATTGATGGGTGAAAATGGTCGCGGTACCCATGAATATCATCATGTCGTGCAGCGCATTGATTTATTAACCGGCACATTAGGAAAGGCATTGGGTGGCGCTTCAGGAGGTTACACCAGTGGTCGAAAAGAAATGATTGAATGGTTACGTCAACGTTCACGTCCTTATCTTTTTTCAAACACATTAGCACCCACCATCGCTGCAACTTCCATGACAGTCTTACAAATGTTAGAGGAAAATCATCATCTCATTAAAAAATTGCACGCCAATAGCCAGTACTTTCGCAAAGCAATGATGCAACTTGGTTTTAATTTAGTTCCTGGTGATCATCCTATTATTCCAGTGATGTTAGGTGATGCAAAATTAGCAAAACAATTTGCCGATCTAATGTTAAAAGAAGGGGTTTACGTGATTGGATTTTGCTATCCCGTTGTGCCTCTCAATCAGGCGCGCATTCGCACCCAAATGTCAGCAGGACACACCGAAGCACATCTCGATCAAGCGATAGCTGCTTTTGAAAAAGTGGGTAAGCAACTGAATGTCCTTTCAATATAA
- the lepB gene encoding signal peptidase I, with product MNLDFELILFYAIVITGVLSLIDVVWLAKRRKRYSYGSITETPKPPLLFEYARSFFPILVIVFLLRSFLFEPFRIPSGSLEPTLLTGDFIFVNKFNYGTRLPILHTKLFGKGEPARGDIMVFLWPPDPSYKFIKRVIGLPGDRISYIDKELYVNGEKIPQNDLSSGIASLPSIAHGSVIEKQENFFGVKHNIFVMPDRESRNYSDVTVPLGMYFVMGDNRDDSADSRYWGFVPEKNIVGKASRVWMSWNNDKWSIRWRRIGQHIQ from the coding sequence ATGAATTTAGATTTTGAATTAATTTTATTTTACGCAATCGTCATCACCGGTGTATTGTCATTAATTGATGTTGTTTGGCTTGCGAAACGACGTAAGCGCTATAGTTACGGCTCGATTACTGAAACGCCCAAACCACCTCTTTTGTTTGAATATGCGCGATCATTTTTTCCTATTCTAGTCATTGTCTTTTTATTACGTTCCTTTTTATTTGAACCGTTTCGCATTCCTTCAGGTTCCCTGGAACCCACTTTGTTGACTGGTGATTTTATTTTTGTTAATAAATTTAATTATGGAACGCGCTTGCCGATTCTGCACACCAAATTATTTGGCAAAGGGGAGCCAGCTCGTGGGGACATTATGGTCTTTTTATGGCCACCCGACCCTTCTTATAAATTTATTAAACGCGTTATCGGATTACCGGGCGACCGTATTAGCTATATCGATAAAGAATTGTATGTGAACGGAGAAAAAATCCCCCAAAACGATTTAAGCTCGGGCATCGCCAGCCTTCCATCCATCGCCCATGGCTCGGTTATTGAGAAGCAAGAAAACTTTTTTGGTGTTAAACATAACATTTTTGTTATGCCTGATCGAGAAAGTCGCAACTACTCCGATGTCACTGTGCCTCTTGGCATGTATTTTGTCATGGGTGATAATCGAGATGATAGTGCAGATAGCCGCTATTGGGGTTTTGTGCCAGAAAAGAATATTGTCGGCAAAGCTTCCCGGGTCTGGATGAGTTGGAATAATGATAAATGGAGCATCCGGTGGCGACGCATTGGTCAACACATTCAATAA
- the pdxJ gene encoding pyridoxine 5'-phosphate synthase, protein MYIQPIVLGVNIDHVATLRQARMVRYPDPIAAVFAAEEGGADGITVHLREDRRHIQERDVELIQQVLLTRLNLELAVTDSMLAFAEHIKPAHCCFVPERRAELTTEGGLDVLGNISKIKEAVQRMQECDSEVSLFIDPDIAQIEAALGCGAEAIEIHTGAYTDAETVRDQQKELERIKKAAHVAHQAGLIVNAGHGLNYQNVHAIARLPEIYELNIGHSIIARAVFSGLKKAVVEMKLIMNSAREGLR, encoded by the coding sequence ATGTACATCCAACCTATTGTTCTGGGTGTTAACATTGATCATGTTGCAACTTTAAGACAAGCTCGGATGGTTCGGTATCCCGATCCCATTGCTGCAGTTTTTGCAGCAGAAGAAGGGGGTGCGGATGGTATCACCGTTCATCTACGTGAAGATCGTCGGCATATACAAGAAAGAGATGTGGAATTAATCCAGCAAGTCTTATTAACTCGTCTCAATTTAGAATTAGCAGTGACTGATTCGATGCTTGCCTTTGCCGAGCACATCAAGCCTGCTCATTGTTGTTTTGTTCCAGAACGTCGCGCGGAATTAACGACTGAAGGCGGACTCGATGTGTTGGGAAATATTTCTAAAATAAAAGAAGCAGTGCAACGCATGCAAGAATGCGATTCCGAAGTTTCTTTATTTATTGATCCAGATATCGCTCAAATTGAAGCGGCCTTAGGGTGTGGTGCAGAAGCAATTGAAATTCATACAGGTGCTTACACTGATGCAGAAACGGTTCGCGATCAACAAAAAGAATTAGAACGGATTAAGAAAGCGGCCCACGTTGCTCATCAAGCAGGTTTAATTGTCAATGCAGGGCATGGTTTAAATTACCAAAATGTTCATGCCATTGCACGGTTACCTGAAATTTATGAATTAAATATTGGTCACAGCATTATAGCGCGTGCTGTTTTTTCCGGATTAAAGAAAGCTGTTGTTGAAATGAAATTAATCATGAACTCTGCTAGAGAAGGATTACGATAA
- a CDS encoding acyl-CoA thioesterase, with product MSDTGPRGELALQIVAMPADTNANGDIFGGFVVSLMDMGAGIAARNFAKSRVVTVAIDGLVFIKPVYVGDTIACYAEHVKVGRTSLQISMEVWTQSLADGYKKAAHGLFTFVAINEDRKPHPVLR from the coding sequence ATGTCAGACACTGGCCCCCGCGGTGAGTTAGCGTTACAAATTGTAGCCATGCCAGCCGATACGAATGCCAACGGCGATATCTTTGGTGGCTTCGTTGTTTCTTTAATGGACATGGGTGCAGGTATTGCAGCACGGAACTTTGCAAAAAGCCGCGTTGTCACTGTTGCAATAGATGGATTAGTTTTTATCAAACCAGTCTACGTGGGCGATACCATTGCTTGTTATGCAGAACACGTTAAAGTGGGCCGCACGTCTTTGCAAATTAGCATGGAAGTTTGGACACAATCTCTAGCGGATGGGTATAAGAAAGCAGCACATGGTTTATTTACTTTTGTTGCGATTAATGAAGATAGGAAACCCCATCCCGTATTACGTTAA
- the rnc gene encoding ribonuclease III codes for MSDALLKKLQYTFRNPELFRMALTHRSRGADNNERLEFLGDGMVNFVIAEVLFHQFPQASEGELSRWRASLVNRDTLALLAKQFDVGDYLFLGPGELRSGGNERGSILSCAMEALIGAIYLDGGFEITREKIMTWYDPLIQSLSSAASHKDPKTVLQEHLQGKRLPLPIYTIEELEGEAHQQVFIVSCQVEGIFEKTFGKGTSRRRGEQEAALAMLGILKK; via the coding sequence ATGAGCGATGCGTTACTAAAAAAGTTGCAATATACCTTTCGCAATCCAGAATTGTTTAGGATGGCGTTAACGCATCGAAGTCGGGGTGCAGACAATAATGAGCGTTTAGAGTTTTTAGGGGATGGCATGGTTAATTTTGTCATCGCCGAAGTTTTATTTCATCAATTCCCACAAGCGAGTGAAGGCGAGCTGAGTCGGTGGCGGGCTTCCCTTGTTAATCGCGATACCTTAGCGCTCCTTGCTAAGCAATTTGATGTCGGTGATTATTTATTTTTAGGCCCAGGAGAATTACGCAGTGGGGGCAATGAGCGTGGTTCTATTCTATCTTGTGCGATGGAAGCACTCATTGGTGCGATTTACTTAGACGGGGGATTTGAAATCACGCGTGAAAAAATCATGACGTGGTATGATCCACTTATTCAATCGCTTTCTTCTGCTGCCAGTCACAAAGATCCTAAAACGGTGCTTCAAGAACATTTACAAGGTAAACGCTTACCCTTGCCCATTTACACCATTGAAGAATTGGAAGGGGAGGCTCACCAACAAGTCTTTATTGTAAGTTGCCAGGTGGAAGGTATATTTGAAAAAACATTTGGCAAAGGTACATCCCGACGCCGAGGCGAACAAGAAGCCGCATTAGCTATGTTAGGAATATTAAAAAAATGA
- a CDS encoding FAD-dependent oxidoreductase produces MPIYELTLTKQQKVAEGTLVFTFEKPEGFNFKPGQYGGFTLLNPVETDALGITRRFSLLSTPEDTHITIATRIDAGLKHSAYKRCLVELQPGHKIKFAGPTGTFTLHEDVSKPAVFIAGGIGVAPFYSIIKHHQAHQSQQEIYLFYGNATPQHAAFLNELQSLVSSTFHFIPTMDQAPSSWQGESGFINNAMIKKYIKNLNAPTYYICGSPTMVTTLQEVLAEMQIDEDFIRTEDFPGY; encoded by the coding sequence ATGCCTATTTATGAATTAACACTAACGAAGCAGCAGAAAGTCGCGGAAGGCACACTGGTTTTTACTTTTGAAAAACCAGAAGGCTTCAATTTTAAACCAGGACAATATGGCGGTTTTACTTTATTAAATCCTGTAGAAACAGATGCGCTCGGTATTACCCGACGGTTTTCTTTACTCAGTACACCTGAGGATACCCATATTACGATTGCGACAAGAATTGATGCCGGGCTGAAGCACTCAGCCTATAAGCGTTGCTTAGTCGAATTACAGCCAGGTCATAAAATTAAATTTGCAGGACCAACTGGTACTTTCACTTTACATGAAGATGTCTCAAAACCCGCTGTCTTTATTGCGGGCGGCATTGGCGTTGCACCCTTTTACAGCATAATTAAACATCATCAAGCTCATCAATCCCAACAAGAAATTTATTTATTTTATGGTAATGCAACGCCCCAACATGCAGCTTTTTTAAATGAATTGCAATCTTTAGTCTCATCCACTTTTCATTTCATACCCACCATGGATCAAGCTCCCAGTTCTTGGCAAGGGGAAAGTGGCTTCATCAATAACGCTATGATTAAAAAATACATCAAAAATCTTAATGCACCGACCTACTACATTTGCGGCTCGCCAACTATGGTAACCACACTACAAGAAGTCTTAGCAGAAATGCAGATCGATGAAGATTTTATTCGTACGGAGGATTTCCCCGGATATTAA
- a CDS encoding leucyl aminopeptidase family protein produces the protein MPTCFLTERPSHLIPIQIVAQQDYAVWSEAQSDAIKMWLQSLNFRPEIGAFLCVPNDSGQINFVLCTLVDKQNFWQVGHLPNLLPAGNYFFQDLPDALYELYALAWGLGAYQFTRYKAALKVPAKLYLPESVDKTTVVSQVNAIYLIRNLINTPTDDLGPSEFAKFAKEFAEKHQGEFNEIVGETLLVANYPCIYTVGKGSDDEARLVDIRWGNKENPKITLVGKGVCFDTGGLDLKSSAHMMLMKKDMGGGAHVLGLAQMIIEAKLPVSLRVLIPMVENAIDGNSYRPGDVIKTRQGLTVEIGNTDAEGRLVLADALNEGASENPELLIDFATLTGAARIAVGTEIAAVFSTHEKVVTEVMKEGENLLDPIWQLPMYAPYRDLLYSSIADLNNNAMEPYAGATTAALFLGYFVPNSVPWLHFDLMAWNLRTRPGHPQGGEAMGVRAVFSYLKKRFPPIDQPSA, from the coding sequence ATGCCAACTTGTTTTTTAACGGAACGTCCATCCCACCTTATTCCGATCCAGATTGTTGCACAGCAGGACTATGCAGTCTGGTCAGAGGCTCAGTCCGATGCTATAAAAATGTGGTTGCAATCTCTCAATTTTCGACCTGAAATCGGTGCTTTTCTCTGTGTTCCTAATGATTCAGGTCAAATCAATTTTGTCCTCTGCACACTTGTCGATAAGCAGAATTTTTGGCAAGTCGGTCATTTGCCCAATTTACTACCTGCAGGCAATTATTTTTTCCAAGATTTACCCGATGCCTTATATGAATTGTATGCGCTGGCTTGGGGGTTAGGTGCGTACCAATTTACCCGCTATAAAGCTGCCTTAAAAGTACCTGCAAAGTTATATTTACCCGAAAGTGTTGATAAAACAACAGTCGTAAGTCAAGTCAATGCTATTTATTTAATTCGCAATTTAATTAACACACCGACGGATGATTTGGGACCCTCTGAATTTGCAAAGTTTGCGAAAGAATTTGCAGAAAAACATCAAGGTGAATTTAATGAAATTGTTGGAGAGACTTTGCTCGTTGCTAATTACCCCTGTATTTATACCGTAGGAAAAGGCAGTGACGATGAAGCTCGGCTGGTCGACATCAGGTGGGGTAATAAGGAAAACCCTAAAATCACATTGGTTGGCAAAGGGGTGTGTTTTGATACGGGTGGTCTCGATTTAAAAAGTTCAGCGCATATGATGTTAATGAAAAAAGATATGGGTGGTGGCGCGCATGTGCTCGGTCTTGCGCAAATGATTATAGAAGCTAAATTGCCTGTTAGTTTACGCGTGCTAATTCCCATGGTTGAAAATGCCATTGATGGGAATTCATACCGACCTGGTGATGTTATTAAAACCCGCCAAGGTCTTACTGTCGAGATCGGTAATACAGATGCTGAAGGCCGGTTAGTATTAGCCGATGCATTGAACGAAGGTGCGAGCGAAAATCCAGAACTTCTCATTGATTTTGCTACTTTAACCGGTGCTGCTCGGATTGCTGTGGGCACCGAAATTGCCGCAGTTTTTTCCACGCATGAAAAAGTAGTCACAGAAGTTATGAAAGAGGGAGAAAATTTACTGGATCCTATCTGGCAATTGCCAATGTATGCTCCTTATCGGGATTTACTGTATAGCTCAATTGCAGATCTAAATAACAATGCAATGGAACCTTACGCAGGCGCAACGACTGCTGCATTATTTTTAGGATATTTCGTACCAAATAGCGTGCCATGGCTTCATTTTGATTTAATGGCTTGGAATCTTCGAACGCGCCCTGGCCATCCACAAGGCGGAGAGGCAATGGGGGTTAGAGCAGTATTTAGTTATTTGAAAAAGCGGTTCCCACCTATTGATCAACCATCCGCTTAA
- the recO gene encoding DNA repair protein RecO — protein MKRVLLSPAYVLHRRAYRETSLLIDLFTPDHGRLSVIAKGVRKPRSTQASLLQPFVPLLVSWTGKTELLTLMHVEMNGGCQSLRGECLFAGFYLNELLVALLQKWDPHPEVYTLFEQTLVKLNDPTLPQGALRTFEKQLLEALGYGFFPPTALLSDTFVVDQYYRFIPEEGFVKNENNLNDGAATFLGKSLIGIAKEAWHEGAVLHDAKRLIRLVLAPLLGNKRLHSRRLFTQPTHAN, from the coding sequence ATGAAGCGCGTCCTCCTGTCGCCTGCCTATGTCTTGCATCGACGGGCTTACCGCGAAACGAGTCTGCTTATTGATTTATTTACCCCAGATCATGGCCGTCTCAGCGTTATTGCCAAAGGAGTTCGTAAGCCTCGTTCAACGCAAGCCTCTCTCTTGCAACCCTTTGTTCCCCTTTTAGTTTCTTGGACAGGCAAAACAGAGCTCCTCACCCTTATGCACGTTGAAATGAATGGCGGATGTCAAAGTTTGCGGGGTGAATGTTTATTTGCTGGTTTTTATTTAAATGAATTATTAGTCGCCCTCTTGCAAAAATGGGACCCTCATCCTGAAGTGTATACACTTTTTGAGCAAACCCTTGTCAAGCTTAATGACCCTACCTTACCGCAAGGGGCGTTACGCACTTTCGAAAAACAATTATTAGAAGCGCTAGGTTATGGATTTTTTCCACCCACAGCGCTACTGTCTGATACATTTGTTGTCGATCAATACTATCGTTTTATTCCCGAAGAGGGTTTCGTTAAAAACGAAAATAATTTAAATGACGGCGCTGCAACCTTTTTAGGAAAAAGTTTAATCGGTATTGCAAAAGAAGCATGGCATGAGGGAGCAGTTTTACATGATGCTAAGCGATTAATACGGCTGGTTTTGGCACCTTTATTGGGTAATAAACGGTTACACAGCCGCCGTTTATTTACCCAGCCAACACATGCAAATTGA
- the era gene encoding GTPase Era, whose amino-acid sequence MTITHSGFVALIGRPNVGKSTLLNRLIGEKISIISPKPQTTRWQILGIKTLDSTQIIYIDTPGMHQGETDAMNRYMNRVAHSVLHDADVILFLVDANEWDKDDELAVKKLQDVEKPIILVVNKVDMVKDKLKLLPFIDKIKEKANFAEVIPLSAKKGENVEALEQTIMTLLPEGPALYPTDQLTDKNIRFQIAEIIREKLINATEQELPYATTVEIEQMAERHEPDKKALTEISAIIWVERPGQKVIVIGKGGEKLKRIGTSARIDIEKLLSTKVFLRLWVKVKEHWTDDDKALKGLGYD is encoded by the coding sequence ATGACGATAACCCATTCAGGTTTTGTAGCACTCATTGGCAGGCCCAATGTTGGTAAATCAACATTGCTTAACCGTTTAATTGGAGAAAAAATCAGTATCATTTCTCCCAAGCCCCAAACAACACGTTGGCAAATTTTAGGCATCAAAACACTTGATTCAACCCAAATTATTTATATCGATACGCCCGGTATGCATCAAGGCGAAACCGATGCAATGAACCGGTATATGAACAGAGTAGCCCATTCCGTGCTGCATGATGCAGATGTCATTCTCTTTTTGGTTGATGCGAATGAATGGGATAAAGATGATGAATTGGCAGTTAAAAAATTACAAGACGTTGAAAAGCCCATTATCCTTGTCGTTAATAAAGTGGACATGGTTAAAGATAAATTAAAACTGTTACCGTTCATTGATAAAATCAAAGAAAAAGCTAACTTTGCCGAAGTGATTCCGCTCTCAGCAAAAAAAGGTGAAAACGTTGAGGCACTTGAACAAACTATCATGACATTGTTACCCGAGGGTCCTGCGCTTTATCCAACAGATCAGTTAACGGATAAAAATATTCGTTTTCAAATTGCTGAAATTATTCGTGAAAAATTAATTAATGCAACTGAGCAAGAATTACCTTATGCAACTACAGTTGAAATTGAACAAATGGCAGAACGCCATGAGCCCGATAAAAAAGCGTTAACAGAAATCAGTGCCATCATCTGGGTGGAACGACCTGGACAAAAAGTTATTGTTATTGGCAAAGGCGGGGAGAAGCTGAAAAGAATTGGGACCAGCGCGCGAATTGATATTGAAAAATTACTTAGTACGAAAGTTTTTTTGCGACTCTGGGTCAAAGTAAAAGAGCATTGGACGGATGACGATAAGGCGCTTAAAGGTCTAGGATACGATTAA
- a CDS encoding succinate dehydrogenase assembly factor 2 → MLTNQMTPQNLNRINNLKALSWACRRGMLELDMILGAFLTEKYLTLTDAHKILFVDLLALPDPLLYEWLLGVQVEVHDEFLPLVELIRCHARSPI, encoded by the coding sequence ATGTTAACAAATCAAATGACTCCACAAAATTTAAATAGAATAAACAACTTAAAAGCGTTGAGCTGGGCCTGCCGCCGCGGTATGTTGGAACTCGATATGATTTTAGGCGCCTTTCTCACTGAAAAATACCTAACTTTAACCGATGCACACAAAATATTATTCGTCGATTTACTCGCGTTACCCGACCCTTTACTTTATGAATGGCTTCTAGGCGTCCAGGTCGAAGTGCACGATGAATTTTTACCTCTCGTCGAATTGATTCGCTGCCATGCAAGATCACCAATTTAA